In the Planctomycetia bacterium genome, one interval contains:
- a CDS encoding twitching motility protein PilT produces MSLLLDTHVWIWTQEQPDAIGTKTRTLLETTGDDLCVSAVSSLEIARLVAGGLLELKGSLDRWVRTAMDSLEARSVDIDHRIAIEAYKLPGRFHKDPADRMLVATARINALTLVTADERILAYKAVRTVDARR; encoded by the coding sequence GTGAGCCTGCTGCTCGACACGCACGTCTGGATCTGGACGCAGGAGCAGCCGGATGCCATCGGCACCAAGACTCGAACCCTGCTCGAGACGACCGGTGACGATCTGTGCGTGTCCGCGGTCTCGTCACTGGAGATCGCCCGCCTCGTGGCGGGCGGCTTGCTGGAACTCAAGGGCAGCCTGGACCGCTGGGTGCGGACGGCGATGGATTCCCTGGAGGCCCGGAGCGTCGATATCGATCATCGTATCGCGATCGAGGCGTACAAACTGCCGGGTAGGTTCCACAAGGACCCGGCCGACCGCATGCTCGTGGCGACGGCACGGATCAACGCATTGACGCTGGTGACCGCCGACGAGCGGATTCTCGCCTACAAGGCGGTGCGCACAGTCGATGCCCGCCGGTAG